From one Synergistales bacterium genomic stretch:
- a CDS encoding response regulator transcription factor codes for MISLIICEDVREVREGLRYLLDMEEDLVVRDAVPSAEELFDTLRRAGTPDIVLMDIGLRGISGIEATERLTREYPAVRVLILTIFEEEQKILSAIQAGAAGYILKNTKPAEIVGQIKALHAGGSPISPNVARVLLEEFQREHSVPRSDAVGLTPREKEIVRGIVDGYTYREIAEQHCIAASTVKKHILNIYRKLNVNSKVEFIKKVMHWDLHQL; via the coding sequence ATGATTTCACTGATCATCTGCGAGGATGTCCGGGAGGTGCGGGAGGGGCTGCGCTATCTCCTGGACATGGAGGAGGACCTGGTGGTCCGGGACGCCGTGCCGTCGGCGGAGGAGCTCTTCGACACGCTGCGGCGCGCCGGGACGCCGGACATCGTGCTGATGGATATCGGTCTGCGGGGCATCTCGGGGATCGAGGCCACGGAGCGGCTCACCAGGGAGTATCCGGCGGTTCGGGTGCTGATCCTCACGATCTTCGAGGAGGAGCAGAAGATCCTCAGCGCGATCCAGGCCGGTGCGGCGGGATACATCCTCAAAAACACCAAGCCGGCGGAGATCGTGGGGCAGATCAAGGCGCTCCACGCCGGCGGCTCGCCGATCAGCCCCAATGTGGCCCGGGTGCTGCTGGAGGAGTTCCAGCGGGAGCACAGCGTCCCCAGGAGCGATGCCGTGGGCCTGACGCCCCGGGAGAAGGAGATCGTGCGGGGGATCGTCGACGGCTACACCTACCGGGAGATCGCCGAACAGCACTGCATCGCCGCCTCGACGGTGAAAAAGCACATCCTCAACATCTACAGGAAGCTCAACG